The Falco rusticolus isolate bFalRus1 chromosome 15, bFalRus1.pri, whole genome shotgun sequence genome has a segment encoding these proteins:
- the GPATCH1 gene encoding G patch domain-containing protein 1 isoform X2, whose amino-acid sequence MAAAESGDSEEEDLASYGTALQPLQEGERIKKPVPLQEQTVKDAKGRYQRFHGAFTGGFSAGYFNTVGTKEGWTPSAFVSSRQKRADRTVLGPEDFMDEEDLSEFGIAPKDITTTDDFASKAKDRIKEKARQIAGVVAAIPGTTAFDDLIGPSKITVGVELLRKMGWKEGQGIGPRVKRKPCRQKPDPAVKIYGCALPPGLSEGSEDEEDEYQPENVTFAPKDVMPVDLTPKENVHGLGYKGLDPSQALFGVSGREHLNLFTGGSEDTSNLLGDLRHNKGRKLGITGQAFGVGALEEEDDDIYATETLSKYDTILKDEEPGDGLYGWTAPKQYKSKKKSEREVKYIGKILDGFSLASKSSTPTKIYRPPDLPRNYRPIHYFRPVIAAGNENSRLQKALEESTGKLESNMTQQGRHALNASQRREQLGETSLKGPAPSVLEYLSEKDRERLKEVKRASEQQMKAKVVPQQSRNSRFQPASPDDASRKWQMLLGGQLANAGSSDFKPFARNPEKQKRYESFVKSLKQGEKDTLEHYLDPNMTEWERGREQEEFFRAAMFYKSSNSTLSSRFTRAKYEDDVDKVEVPRDQENDIDDKETAVKMKMFGKLTRDKFEWHPEKLLCKRFNVPDPYPDSSIVGLPKVKRDKYSVFNFLTVPEPTTSVTQATNEKIQQNNSLNKPKKPSRWDVSDKEKEKKDSISEFISLARSKADVQQQPPVPATEECGTGQSETLPAEVADEDKDQEEESRPSMDLFKAIFVSSSDEKSSSSEEESDEEQQPTTSVIDSETTKQVDLPDSSSSNVQENVTATTDPGISLLPASKQELDTTEEFGPKLPPAFCSGPNRQQEPVVPASFPGPSRKEKHRKNREKHKTKREHKHKKEKKKKHKKQKNKGKHKNKKSEKDSSSDTSDSSDSLSDIDTTGLSPKELLRRLKQLQY is encoded by the exons atggcggcggcggagTCCGGTGACAGCGAGGAGGAGGATCTGGCGAGCTACGGCACCgcgctgcagcccctgcaggaGG GCGAACGAATTAAAAAGCCAGTTCCTCTTCAAGAACAGACTGTTAAAGACGCAAAGGGACGGTATCAGCGTTTCCATGGAGCTTTTACTGGTGGTTTCTCTGCTGGTTACTTTAACACTGTTGGCACGAAGGAAG GATGGACTCCTTCAGCGTTTGTATCATCAAGGCAGAAGAGAGCAGACAGAACCGTTCTTGGACCAGAAGACTTCATGGATGAAGAG GATCTTAGTGAATTTGGGATAGCACCAAAAGATATTACAACCACAGATGATTTTGCATCCAAAGCtaaagacagaataaaagagaaagctaGACAGATTGCAGGAGTAGTTGCTGCCATTCCAGGAACCACTGCATTTGATGATTTAATAGGACCATCAAA aatAACAGTTGGGGTTGAACTGTTACGGAAAATGGGCTGGAAAGAAGGGCAAGGAATTGGACCGCGTGTGAAAAGAAAGCCGTGCAGGCAGAAACCTG ACCCTGCGGTGAAAATATATGGTTGTGCGTTACCACCTGGACTGTCTGAGGGTTCTGAG GATGAAGAGGATGAATACCAGCCAGAGAATGTGACGTTTGCACCAAAAGATGTAATGCCTGTAGATTTGACGCCAAAAGAGAATGTCCATGGACTTGGCTACAAGGGTTTGGACCCCTCACAAGCTTTGTTTGGTGTATCTGGAAGAGAACACCTGAATCTTTTCACAGGTGGTTCCGAAGACACAAGCAATTTACTTGGTGATCTGAGACacaataaaggaagaaaactagGTATTACAGGTCAG gcGTTTGGTGTAGGAGctttggaggaggaggatgatgatATTTATGCAACTGAAACACTGTCAAAATACGATACAATTCTAAAAGATGAGGAACCTGGAGATGGCTTGTATGGCTGGACAGCACCTAAGCAGTATAAATCCAAAAAAA AGTCTGAAAGAGAAGTTAAATATATAGGCAAAATCTTGGATGGTTTTTCCCTGGCATCAAAATCATCAACTCCAACCAAG ATTTATCGACCACCTGACCTGCCACGAAATTACAGACCAATCCATTACTTTCGACCTGTGATAGcagctggaaatgaaaacagccGTTTACAGAAGGCATTAGAGGAATCGACTGGAAAACTTGAGAGTAATATGACGCAGCAAGGCAGGCATGCTTTGAATGCATCTCAGAGGAGGGAACAACTAGGAGAGACTAGTCTAAAAG gtCCAGCTCCTTCTGTTTTGGAATATCTGTCTGAGAAAGATAGAGAAAGACTCAAAGAAGTGAAACGAGCATCTGAAcaacaaatgaaagcaaaagtagTGCCTCAGCAGTCACGAAATAGCAGATTCCAGCCAGCCTCCCCAGATGATGCTTCTCGCAAATGGCAAATGTTGTTGGGGGGACAGTTAGCAAATGCTGGTTCTAGTGACTTCAAACCATTTGcaagaaatccagaaaaacaaaagagatatgaaagttttgtgaaaagtcttaagcaaggagaaaaag ATACATTGGAGCATTATTTAGACCCGAACATGACAGAATGGGAGCGAGGAAGAGAACAAGAGGAGTTCTTCCGTGCAGCAATGTTCTACAAATCCTCAAATTCAACACTGTCATCCAGGTTTACCCGGGCTAAATATGAAGATGATGTTGACAAAGTTGAAGTTCCTCGGGACCAAGAG AATGATATTGATGATAAGGAAACTGCTGTGAAGATGAAGATGTTTGGCAAACTCACAAGAGACAAGTTTGAATGGCATCCTGAAAAGCTGTTGTGTAAAAGATTTAATGTTCCTGATCCATATCCCGA TTCTTCCATTGTTGGGTTACCAAAAGTGAAACGAGACAAGTATTCTGTGTTTAATTTCTTAACTGTGCCTGAGCCCACCACATCTGTAACTCAagcaacaaatgaaaaaatccaACAGAATAACAGTCTCAACA AACCAAAGAAGCCTTCAAGATGGGATGTGTCAGataaagagaaggagaaaaaagattcTATCAGCGAATTCATTAGTCTTGCTAGATCAAAAGCTGatgttcagcagcagccaccagtgcCAGCAACAGAAGAATGTGGAACTGGGCAGAGTGAAACTCTTCCCGCTGAG GTAGCTGATGAAGATAAGgatcaggaagaagaaagcagaccATCCATGGATTTATTTAAGGCCATTTTTGTGAGTTCCTCAGATGAAAAATCATCTTCCTCTGAAGAAGAGAGTGATGAAGAACAGCAACCAACTACTTCAGTAATAGATTCAGAAACCACCAAGCAAGTTGATTTACCGGACAGTTCTTCATCTAATGTGCAGG AGAATGTGACTGCTACAACCGACCCTGGCATTTCTTTGTTGCCTGCTTCAAAGCAGGAACTGGATACAACAGAGGAATTTGGACCAAAGTTGCCTCCAGCTTTTTGTTCTG GCCCTAATAGGCAACAAGAACCTGTGGTGCCAGCAAGTTTTCCTGGGCctagtagaaaagaaaaacataggaagaacagagagaaaCACAAGACTAAGAGAGAACataaacacaaaaaggaaaag aaaaagaaacataagaaacagaaaaacaaaggcaaacacaagaataaaaaatcagaaaaagacagCAGCTCAGACACTTCAGATAGCAGTGACAGCCTTAGTGATATAGATACCACAGGCTTGTCACCCAAGGAACTTCTAAGAAG atTAAAACAACTTCAGTATTGA
- the GPATCH1 gene encoding G patch domain-containing protein 1 isoform X3, whose amino-acid sequence MAAAESGDSEEEDLASYGTALQPLQEGERIKKPVPLQEQTVKDAKGRYQRFHGAFTGGFSAGYFNTVGTKEGWTPSAFVSSRQKRADRTVLGPEDFMDEEDLSEFGIAPKDITTTDDFASKAKDRIKEKARQIAGVVAAIPGTTAFDDLIGPSKITVGVELLRKMGWKEGQGIGPRVKRKPCRQKPDPAVKIYGCALPPGLSEGSEDEEDEYQPENVTFAPKDVMPVDLTPKENVHGLGYKGLDPSQALFGVSGREHLNLFTGGSEDTSNLLGDLRHNKGRKLGITGQAFGVGALEEEDDDIYATETLSKYDTILKDEEPGDGLYGWTAPKQYKSKKKSEREVKYIGKILDGFSLASKSSTPTKIYRPPDLPRNYRPIHYFRPVIAAGNENSRLQKALEESTGKLESNMTQQGRHALNASQRREQLGETSLKGPAPSVLEYLSEKDRERLKEVKRASEQQMKAKVVPQQSRNSRFQPASPDDASRKWQMLLGGQLANAGSSDFKPFARNPEKQKRYESFVKSLKQGEKDTLEHYLDPNMTEWERGREQEEFFRAAMFYKSSNSTLSSRFTRAKYEDDVDKVEVPRDQENDIDDKETAVKMKMFGKLTRDKFEWHPEKLLCKRFNVPDPYPDSSIVGLPKVKRDKYSVFNFLTVPEPTTSVTQATNEKIQQNNSLNKPKKPSRWDVSDKEKEKKDSISEFISLARSKADVQQQPPVPATEECGTGQSETLPAEVADEDKDQEEESRPSMDLFKAIFVSSSDEKSSSSEEESDEEQQPTTSVIDSETTKQVDLPDSSSSNVQENVTATTDPGISLLPASKQELDTTEEFGPKLPPAFCSGPNRQQEPVVPASFPGPSRKEKHRKNREKHKTKREHKHKKEKKKKHKKQKNKGKHKNKKSEKDSSSDTSDSSDSLSDIDTTGLSPKELLRR is encoded by the exons atggcggcggcggagTCCGGTGACAGCGAGGAGGAGGATCTGGCGAGCTACGGCACCgcgctgcagcccctgcaggaGG GCGAACGAATTAAAAAGCCAGTTCCTCTTCAAGAACAGACTGTTAAAGACGCAAAGGGACGGTATCAGCGTTTCCATGGAGCTTTTACTGGTGGTTTCTCTGCTGGTTACTTTAACACTGTTGGCACGAAGGAAG GATGGACTCCTTCAGCGTTTGTATCATCAAGGCAGAAGAGAGCAGACAGAACCGTTCTTGGACCAGAAGACTTCATGGATGAAGAG GATCTTAGTGAATTTGGGATAGCACCAAAAGATATTACAACCACAGATGATTTTGCATCCAAAGCtaaagacagaataaaagagaaagctaGACAGATTGCAGGAGTAGTTGCTGCCATTCCAGGAACCACTGCATTTGATGATTTAATAGGACCATCAAA aatAACAGTTGGGGTTGAACTGTTACGGAAAATGGGCTGGAAAGAAGGGCAAGGAATTGGACCGCGTGTGAAAAGAAAGCCGTGCAGGCAGAAACCTG ACCCTGCGGTGAAAATATATGGTTGTGCGTTACCACCTGGACTGTCTGAGGGTTCTGAG GATGAAGAGGATGAATACCAGCCAGAGAATGTGACGTTTGCACCAAAAGATGTAATGCCTGTAGATTTGACGCCAAAAGAGAATGTCCATGGACTTGGCTACAAGGGTTTGGACCCCTCACAAGCTTTGTTTGGTGTATCTGGAAGAGAACACCTGAATCTTTTCACAGGTGGTTCCGAAGACACAAGCAATTTACTTGGTGATCTGAGACacaataaaggaagaaaactagGTATTACAGGTCAG gcGTTTGGTGTAGGAGctttggaggaggaggatgatgatATTTATGCAACTGAAACACTGTCAAAATACGATACAATTCTAAAAGATGAGGAACCTGGAGATGGCTTGTATGGCTGGACAGCACCTAAGCAGTATAAATCCAAAAAAA AGTCTGAAAGAGAAGTTAAATATATAGGCAAAATCTTGGATGGTTTTTCCCTGGCATCAAAATCATCAACTCCAACCAAG ATTTATCGACCACCTGACCTGCCACGAAATTACAGACCAATCCATTACTTTCGACCTGTGATAGcagctggaaatgaaaacagccGTTTACAGAAGGCATTAGAGGAATCGACTGGAAAACTTGAGAGTAATATGACGCAGCAAGGCAGGCATGCTTTGAATGCATCTCAGAGGAGGGAACAACTAGGAGAGACTAGTCTAAAAG gtCCAGCTCCTTCTGTTTTGGAATATCTGTCTGAGAAAGATAGAGAAAGACTCAAAGAAGTGAAACGAGCATCTGAAcaacaaatgaaagcaaaagtagTGCCTCAGCAGTCACGAAATAGCAGATTCCAGCCAGCCTCCCCAGATGATGCTTCTCGCAAATGGCAAATGTTGTTGGGGGGACAGTTAGCAAATGCTGGTTCTAGTGACTTCAAACCATTTGcaagaaatccagaaaaacaaaagagatatgaaagttttgtgaaaagtcttaagcaaggagaaaaag ATACATTGGAGCATTATTTAGACCCGAACATGACAGAATGGGAGCGAGGAAGAGAACAAGAGGAGTTCTTCCGTGCAGCAATGTTCTACAAATCCTCAAATTCAACACTGTCATCCAGGTTTACCCGGGCTAAATATGAAGATGATGTTGACAAAGTTGAAGTTCCTCGGGACCAAGAG AATGATATTGATGATAAGGAAACTGCTGTGAAGATGAAGATGTTTGGCAAACTCACAAGAGACAAGTTTGAATGGCATCCTGAAAAGCTGTTGTGTAAAAGATTTAATGTTCCTGATCCATATCCCGA TTCTTCCATTGTTGGGTTACCAAAAGTGAAACGAGACAAGTATTCTGTGTTTAATTTCTTAACTGTGCCTGAGCCCACCACATCTGTAACTCAagcaacaaatgaaaaaatccaACAGAATAACAGTCTCAACA AACCAAAGAAGCCTTCAAGATGGGATGTGTCAGataaagagaaggagaaaaaagattcTATCAGCGAATTCATTAGTCTTGCTAGATCAAAAGCTGatgttcagcagcagccaccagtgcCAGCAACAGAAGAATGTGGAACTGGGCAGAGTGAAACTCTTCCCGCTGAG GTAGCTGATGAAGATAAGgatcaggaagaagaaagcagaccATCCATGGATTTATTTAAGGCCATTTTTGTGAGTTCCTCAGATGAAAAATCATCTTCCTCTGAAGAAGAGAGTGATGAAGAACAGCAACCAACTACTTCAGTAATAGATTCAGAAACCACCAAGCAAGTTGATTTACCGGACAGTTCTTCATCTAATGTGCAGG AGAATGTGACTGCTACAACCGACCCTGGCATTTCTTTGTTGCCTGCTTCAAAGCAGGAACTGGATACAACAGAGGAATTTGGACCAAAGTTGCCTCCAGCTTTTTGTTCTG GCCCTAATAGGCAACAAGAACCTGTGGTGCCAGCAAGTTTTCCTGGGCctagtagaaaagaaaaacataggaagaacagagagaaaCACAAGACTAAGAGAGAACataaacacaaaaaggaaaag aaaaagaaacataagaaacagaaaaacaaaggcaaacacaagaataaaaaatcagaaaaagacagCAGCTCAGACACTTCAGATAGCAGTGACAGCCTTAGTGATATAGATACCACAGGCTTGTCACCCAAGGAACTTCTAAGAAGGTAA
- the GPATCH1 gene encoding G patch domain-containing protein 1 isoform X1, with translation MAAAESGDSEEEDLASYGTALQPLQEGERIKKPVPLQEQTVKDAKGRYQRFHGAFTGGFSAGYFNTVGTKEGWTPSAFVSSRQKRADRTVLGPEDFMDEEDLSEFGIAPKDITTTDDFASKAKDRIKEKARQIAGVVAAIPGTTAFDDLIGPSKITVGVELLRKMGWKEGQGIGPRVKRKPCRQKPDPAVKIYGCALPPGLSEGSEDEEDEYQPENVTFAPKDVMPVDLTPKENVHGLGYKGLDPSQALFGVSGREHLNLFTGGSEDTSNLLGDLRHNKGRKLGITGQAFGVGALEEEDDDIYATETLSKYDTILKDEEPGDGLYGWTAPKQYKSKKKSEREVKYIGKILDGFSLASKSSTPTKIYRPPDLPRNYRPIHYFRPVIAAGNENSRLQKALEESTGKLESNMTQQGRHALNASQRREQLGETSLKGPAPSVLEYLSEKDRERLKEVKRASEQQMKAKVVPQQSRNSRFQPASPDDASRKWQMLLGGQLANAGSSDFKPFARNPEKQKRYESFVKSLKQGEKVDTLEHYLDPNMTEWERGREQEEFFRAAMFYKSSNSTLSSRFTRAKYEDDVDKVEVPRDQENDIDDKETAVKMKMFGKLTRDKFEWHPEKLLCKRFNVPDPYPDSSIVGLPKVKRDKYSVFNFLTVPEPTTSVTQATNEKIQQNNSLNKPKKPSRWDVSDKEKEKKDSISEFISLARSKADVQQQPPVPATEECGTGQSETLPAEVADEDKDQEEESRPSMDLFKAIFVSSSDEKSSSSEEESDEEQQPTTSVIDSETTKQVDLPDSSSSNVQENVTATTDPGISLLPASKQELDTTEEFGPKLPPAFCSGPNRQQEPVVPASFPGPSRKEKHRKNREKHKTKREHKHKKEKKKKHKKQKNKGKHKNKKSEKDSSSDTSDSSDSLSDIDTTGLSPKELLRRLKQLQY, from the exons atggcggcggcggagTCCGGTGACAGCGAGGAGGAGGATCTGGCGAGCTACGGCACCgcgctgcagcccctgcaggaGG GCGAACGAATTAAAAAGCCAGTTCCTCTTCAAGAACAGACTGTTAAAGACGCAAAGGGACGGTATCAGCGTTTCCATGGAGCTTTTACTGGTGGTTTCTCTGCTGGTTACTTTAACACTGTTGGCACGAAGGAAG GATGGACTCCTTCAGCGTTTGTATCATCAAGGCAGAAGAGAGCAGACAGAACCGTTCTTGGACCAGAAGACTTCATGGATGAAGAG GATCTTAGTGAATTTGGGATAGCACCAAAAGATATTACAACCACAGATGATTTTGCATCCAAAGCtaaagacagaataaaagagaaagctaGACAGATTGCAGGAGTAGTTGCTGCCATTCCAGGAACCACTGCATTTGATGATTTAATAGGACCATCAAA aatAACAGTTGGGGTTGAACTGTTACGGAAAATGGGCTGGAAAGAAGGGCAAGGAATTGGACCGCGTGTGAAAAGAAAGCCGTGCAGGCAGAAACCTG ACCCTGCGGTGAAAATATATGGTTGTGCGTTACCACCTGGACTGTCTGAGGGTTCTGAG GATGAAGAGGATGAATACCAGCCAGAGAATGTGACGTTTGCACCAAAAGATGTAATGCCTGTAGATTTGACGCCAAAAGAGAATGTCCATGGACTTGGCTACAAGGGTTTGGACCCCTCACAAGCTTTGTTTGGTGTATCTGGAAGAGAACACCTGAATCTTTTCACAGGTGGTTCCGAAGACACAAGCAATTTACTTGGTGATCTGAGACacaataaaggaagaaaactagGTATTACAGGTCAG gcGTTTGGTGTAGGAGctttggaggaggaggatgatgatATTTATGCAACTGAAACACTGTCAAAATACGATACAATTCTAAAAGATGAGGAACCTGGAGATGGCTTGTATGGCTGGACAGCACCTAAGCAGTATAAATCCAAAAAAA AGTCTGAAAGAGAAGTTAAATATATAGGCAAAATCTTGGATGGTTTTTCCCTGGCATCAAAATCATCAACTCCAACCAAG ATTTATCGACCACCTGACCTGCCACGAAATTACAGACCAATCCATTACTTTCGACCTGTGATAGcagctggaaatgaaaacagccGTTTACAGAAGGCATTAGAGGAATCGACTGGAAAACTTGAGAGTAATATGACGCAGCAAGGCAGGCATGCTTTGAATGCATCTCAGAGGAGGGAACAACTAGGAGAGACTAGTCTAAAAG gtCCAGCTCCTTCTGTTTTGGAATATCTGTCTGAGAAAGATAGAGAAAGACTCAAAGAAGTGAAACGAGCATCTGAAcaacaaatgaaagcaaaagtagTGCCTCAGCAGTCACGAAATAGCAGATTCCAGCCAGCCTCCCCAGATGATGCTTCTCGCAAATGGCAAATGTTGTTGGGGGGACAGTTAGCAAATGCTGGTTCTAGTGACTTCAAACCATTTGcaagaaatccagaaaaacaaaagagatatgaaagttttgtgaaaagtcttaagcaaggagaaaaag TAGATACATTGGAGCATTATTTAGACCCGAACATGACAGAATGGGAGCGAGGAAGAGAACAAGAGGAGTTCTTCCGTGCAGCAATGTTCTACAAATCCTCAAATTCAACACTGTCATCCAGGTTTACCCGGGCTAAATATGAAGATGATGTTGACAAAGTTGAAGTTCCTCGGGACCAAGAG AATGATATTGATGATAAGGAAACTGCTGTGAAGATGAAGATGTTTGGCAAACTCACAAGAGACAAGTTTGAATGGCATCCTGAAAAGCTGTTGTGTAAAAGATTTAATGTTCCTGATCCATATCCCGA TTCTTCCATTGTTGGGTTACCAAAAGTGAAACGAGACAAGTATTCTGTGTTTAATTTCTTAACTGTGCCTGAGCCCACCACATCTGTAACTCAagcaacaaatgaaaaaatccaACAGAATAACAGTCTCAACA AACCAAAGAAGCCTTCAAGATGGGATGTGTCAGataaagagaaggagaaaaaagattcTATCAGCGAATTCATTAGTCTTGCTAGATCAAAAGCTGatgttcagcagcagccaccagtgcCAGCAACAGAAGAATGTGGAACTGGGCAGAGTGAAACTCTTCCCGCTGAG GTAGCTGATGAAGATAAGgatcaggaagaagaaagcagaccATCCATGGATTTATTTAAGGCCATTTTTGTGAGTTCCTCAGATGAAAAATCATCTTCCTCTGAAGAAGAGAGTGATGAAGAACAGCAACCAACTACTTCAGTAATAGATTCAGAAACCACCAAGCAAGTTGATTTACCGGACAGTTCTTCATCTAATGTGCAGG AGAATGTGACTGCTACAACCGACCCTGGCATTTCTTTGTTGCCTGCTTCAAAGCAGGAACTGGATACAACAGAGGAATTTGGACCAAAGTTGCCTCCAGCTTTTTGTTCTG GCCCTAATAGGCAACAAGAACCTGTGGTGCCAGCAAGTTTTCCTGGGCctagtagaaaagaaaaacataggaagaacagagagaaaCACAAGACTAAGAGAGAACataaacacaaaaaggaaaag aaaaagaaacataagaaacagaaaaacaaaggcaaacacaagaataaaaaatcagaaaaagacagCAGCTCAGACACTTCAGATAGCAGTGACAGCCTTAGTGATATAGATACCACAGGCTTGTCACCCAAGGAACTTCTAAGAAG atTAAAACAACTTCAGTATTGA